Proteins from a genomic interval of Cupriavidus pauculus:
- a CDS encoding GGDEF domain-containing protein, which yields MQLPPIPSNEAARLATLRSLSVLDTPPEERFDRLTRLAKRLFGVPIAVVSLIDANRQWFKSCQGLDVTETSRGTSFCGHAICGDDILLIPDATQDARFHDNPLVTGEPHIRFYAGRPLSAPNGAKLGTLCLIDRKPRSFDDEDRALLHDLARMAEQELAAVHLATMDELTSLSNRRGFAVLGQHAIELCRRLNRPATLVFFDMDGFKPINDRFGHAEGDRALMAFGAELRAAFRESDVVGRLGGDEFAALLTNTDATGCQDALARLHLQVDAWNTRNPAGYALRFSAGVIAFDPQRHGNVHDLLAEADAAMYRNKAARKAGRH from the coding sequence ATGCAGTTGCCCCCGATTCCTTCCAACGAAGCCGCGCGCCTGGCCACGCTCCGCTCGCTGAGCGTGCTCGACACCCCGCCCGAGGAGCGGTTCGACCGCCTGACCCGTCTGGCCAAACGCCTGTTTGGCGTGCCCATCGCCGTCGTCAGCCTGATCGATGCCAACCGGCAGTGGTTCAAGTCCTGCCAGGGGCTGGACGTCACCGAAACCTCGCGCGGCACGTCGTTCTGCGGCCACGCCATCTGCGGCGACGACATCCTGCTGATTCCCGATGCCACGCAGGACGCCCGCTTCCATGACAACCCGCTGGTCACCGGCGAGCCCCATATCCGCTTCTACGCCGGCCGGCCGCTTTCCGCGCCCAACGGCGCCAAGCTGGGCACGCTCTGCCTGATCGACCGCAAGCCGCGGTCGTTCGACGACGAGGACCGCGCGCTGCTGCACGACCTGGCGCGCATGGCCGAGCAGGAGCTGGCGGCCGTGCATCTGGCGACGATGGACGAGCTGACGTCGCTGTCCAACCGGCGCGGCTTTGCCGTGCTCGGCCAGCACGCCATCGAGCTGTGCCGTCGCCTGAACCGCCCGGCGACGCTGGTCTTCTTCGACATGGATGGCTTCAAGCCGATCAACGACCGCTTTGGCCACGCCGAGGGCGACCGCGCGCTGATGGCGTTCGGCGCGGAGCTGCGCGCCGCGTTCCGGGAATCCGATGTGGTGGGCCGCCTGGGCGGCGATGAATTTGCGGCGCTGCTGACCAATACCGACGCCACCGGCTGCCAGGACGCGCTGGCGCGCCTGCACCTGCAGGTCGATGCCTGGAACACGCGCAACCCGGCCGGCTACGCGCTGCGCTTCAGCGCGGGGGTCATCGCCTTCGACCCCCAGCGGCACGGCAACGTGCACGACCTGCTGGCCGAGGCGGACGCGGCGATGTACCGCAACAAGGCCGCGCGCAAGGCCGGCCGGCACTAG
- a CDS encoding putative bifunctional diguanylate cyclase/phosphodiesterase: MTALAFDVALAPEPADRRLAGATPAGGEAWALLEASGALAMRVDVQGRILEATETTADLLVYPLDYLLHTSVLDLIALESRERVARMLQGCAHDHAPRRERVRVAGGSGGPGWIDLRVSHHRGAGGGASLLLFGHDISDWIESERQLTERAFLDPLTGVGNRAYIRKRIEEYTSGPLASQPFALALMDLDGFKNINDSLGHEYGDALLKEVGARLQDTVRSHHSVARLGGDEFVLLLDGLETEADAHRLLERVIHVCRQPFLLGGCHVRITTSIGLSFSTGAAQSESQWLRRADLAMYEAKALGKNRYCIYSPELERRLDEQFRIEQSMFEAVQSGEFLLHYQPIVWPGTGEICAVEALMRWEHAGEDIRPDIFIPVAEKNGLIKHLGSWALRCACAQLAAWDAQGIHVGHMSVNVSAVQFLHPNFYDSVRSAIQDAGIAADRLVLEITESVLMTDPKAAERLLLSLRALGIRFAVDDFGTGYSSLSYLRRFPLSALKVDRSFVADMIDSPHARTIVSAVLSLARELGLVAIAEGVETDAQGALLAAQGCDLVQGWRYARALSPADFENAVLDGRLIMGDDEVFTQRVGA; the protein is encoded by the coding sequence ATGACCGCGCTTGCATTCGATGTAGCCCTGGCACCCGAGCCTGCCGACCGCCGGCTGGCCGGTGCCACCCCTGCCGGGGGCGAGGCCTGGGCGTTGCTGGAAGCTTCCGGCGCGCTGGCCATGCGGGTCGACGTCCAGGGCCGCATCCTCGAAGCCACCGAGACCACGGCCGACCTGCTGGTCTATCCGCTCGACTACCTGCTCCATACGTCCGTGCTGGACCTGATCGCGCTGGAATCGCGCGAGCGCGTGGCGCGCATGCTCCAGGGCTGCGCCCACGACCATGCCCCCCGGCGCGAGCGCGTGCGGGTGGCCGGCGGCAGCGGCGGCCCCGGCTGGATCGACCTGCGCGTGAGCCATCACCGTGGCGCCGGCGGCGGCGCCAGCCTGCTGCTGTTCGGCCACGACATTTCCGACTGGATCGAATCCGAGCGCCAGTTGACCGAGCGTGCCTTCCTGGATCCGCTGACCGGCGTGGGCAACCGCGCCTATATCCGCAAGCGGATCGAGGAATACACATCCGGCCCGCTGGCCAGCCAGCCGTTCGCGCTGGCGCTGATGGACCTGGACGGGTTCAAGAACATCAACGACTCGCTGGGCCACGAATACGGCGACGCGCTGCTCAAGGAAGTGGGCGCCCGGCTGCAGGACACCGTGCGCAGCCACCACAGCGTGGCGCGGCTGGGCGGCGACGAGTTCGTGCTGCTGCTGGACGGGCTGGAAACCGAGGCCGACGCGCACCGCCTGCTGGAGCGCGTGATCCACGTCTGCCGCCAGCCGTTCCTGCTGGGCGGCTGCCACGTGCGGATCACCACCAGCATCGGGCTGTCGTTTTCCACCGGTGCCGCGCAATCCGAATCGCAATGGCTGCGCCGCGCGGACCTGGCGATGTACGAGGCCAAGGCGCTGGGCAAGAACCGCTACTGCATCTATTCGCCCGAGCTGGAACGCCGGCTGGACGAGCAGTTCCGCATCGAGCAGAGCATGTTCGAGGCGGTGCAGAGCGGCGAATTCCTGCTGCACTACCAGCCGATCGTCTGGCCCGGCACGGGCGAGATCTGCGCCGTCGAGGCGCTGATGCGCTGGGAACACGCCGGCGAGGACATCCGCCCGGACATCTTCATCCCGGTGGCCGAGAAAAACGGGCTGATCAAGCATCTGGGCTCGTGGGCGCTGCGCTGCGCCTGCGCGCAGCTGGCCGCGTGGGATGCCCAGGGCATCCACGTGGGCCATATGTCGGTCAACGTGTCGGCGGTGCAGTTCCTGCATCCCAACTTCTACGACAGCGTGCGCAGCGCCATCCAGGACGCCGGCATCGCCGCGGACCGCCTGGTGCTGGAAATCACCGAAAGCGTGCTGATGACCGACCCGAAGGCCGCCGAGCGGCTGCTGCTGTCGCTGCGCGCGCTGGGCATCCGCTTTGCCGTGGACGACTTCGGCACCGGCTATTCGAGCCTGTCGTACCTGCGGCGCTTCCCGCTGTCGGCGCTGAAGGTGGACCGCAGCTTCGTGGCCGACATGATCGATTCCCCGCACGCGCGCACCATCGTGTCCGCCGTGCTGTCGCTGGCCCGCGAGCTGGGGCTGGTGGCCATCGCCGAGGGCGTGGAGACCGACGCGCAGGGCGCGCTGCTGGCCGCGCAGGGCTGCGACCTCGTGCAGGGTTGGCGCTACGCGCGGGCGCTGAGTCCGGCGGACTTCGAGAACGCGGTGCTCGACGGCAGGCTCATCATGGGCGACGACGAAGTGTTCACGCAGCGGGTGGGCGCCTGA
- a CDS encoding carbonic anhydrase, which yields MKDLIQGILKFQREEFPKRSALFQELATQQSPTTLFIACSDSRVEPALLTQSEPGKLFVIRNAGNIVPAYAVQPGGVSASVEYAVAGLKVRDIVICGHSNCGAMTAVAMCQCLDHMPSVAQWLEHAAGARRVSLARPHASDRERVDDMVRQNVIEQLAHLRTHPCVAQALAARQIELHGWFYDIGTGAIDALDGKTGQFVPLADFPAVTATDMAP from the coding sequence TCCAGCGCGAGGAATTCCCCAAGCGGTCCGCGCTGTTCCAGGAACTGGCCACGCAGCAAAGCCCCACCACGCTGTTCATCGCGTGCTCGGACAGCCGCGTTGAGCCGGCGCTGTTGACGCAGAGCGAGCCCGGCAAGCTGTTCGTGATCCGCAACGCCGGCAACATCGTGCCGGCCTACGCGGTGCAGCCCGGCGGCGTGTCGGCCAGCGTCGAATATGCGGTGGCCGGGCTCAAGGTGCGCGACATCGTGATCTGCGGCCACTCCAACTGCGGCGCGATGACGGCGGTGGCCATGTGCCAGTGCCTGGACCACATGCCGTCGGTGGCGCAGTGGCTGGAACATGCCGCCGGCGCCCGGCGCGTGAGCCTGGCGCGGCCGCATGCGTCGGACCGCGAGCGCGTGGACGACATGGTCCGCCAGAACGTGATCGAGCAGCTTGCACACCTGCGCACCCACCCGTGCGTGGCCCAGGCGCTGGCCGCGCGCCAGATCGAACTGCACGGCTGGTTCTACGACATCGGCACCGGCGCCATCGACGCGCTGGACGGCAAGACCGGCCAGTTCGTGCCGCTGGCCGATTTTCCGGCGGTCACCGCCACGGACATGGCCCCCTGA
- a CDS encoding HDOD domain-containing protein encodes MSKSEFFETLWARMAQQGDFPTLQYCVDNIFKTLNADLTVGEMATSVLSDFSLSQKVIRLANSAMYRSFGGEVTTVSRAILVLGVEAISHLTLGIQLLDYFHGVAPKRPQALKALQRALVAGEITRALTQARGINEGEEAVVCTLMHHMSRLLLVFYFPEEWERVEAMCAAHPMTEDEAAKEVLGVSLEEIAEAAARKWRLPGLIAHAMKPRTLSNETVLETHADWLSAIAHVSAEAAVTMVREGTEASVEALLSTHAKVLGLNPSDVSVAVRQAEVLNTSISASEAAAPADGAAPHGPVPVNVLERLRQGLDEVQREGANLTVSQLAPMVLETTMRALDFSRCFLMMLNPTTRRFHARLGFGDGMREVLPALSFEEGFVPDVFHFAGLAARPLLIEDTFDAEVAHRMPRWYRDAIPDARTVLLAPVKIRNRCIAMIYGDWGAARAPVMIGEAELEAVDALTSEIAAGVMRAAPAGR; translated from the coding sequence ATGTCCAAGTCCGAATTCTTCGAGACCTTGTGGGCCCGCATGGCCCAGCAAGGCGACTTTCCGACGCTGCAGTACTGCGTCGACAACATCTTCAAGACGCTTAACGCCGACCTGACCGTGGGCGAGATGGCCACGAGCGTGCTGTCCGACTTCAGCCTGTCGCAGAAGGTGATCCGGCTGGCCAATTCGGCGATGTACCGGTCCTTCGGCGGCGAGGTCACCACCGTGTCGCGGGCCATCCTGGTGCTGGGGGTGGAGGCGATCAGCCACCTCACGCTCGGCATCCAGTTGCTGGACTACTTCCACGGCGTGGCGCCCAAGCGGCCGCAGGCGCTCAAGGCGCTGCAGCGCGCGCTGGTGGCGGGCGAGATCACGCGCGCGCTGACCCAGGCGCGCGGCATCAACGAGGGCGAGGAGGCGGTGGTCTGCACGCTGATGCACCACATGAGCCGCCTGCTGCTGGTGTTCTACTTCCCCGAGGAATGGGAGCGCGTGGAGGCCATGTGCGCCGCGCACCCGATGACCGAGGACGAGGCGGCCAAGGAAGTGCTGGGCGTCTCGCTGGAAGAGATTGCCGAGGCCGCCGCGCGCAAGTGGCGGCTGCCGGGGCTGATCGCCCATGCGATGAAGCCGCGCACGCTGTCCAACGAGACCGTGCTGGAAACCCATGCCGACTGGCTGTCCGCCATCGCCCATGTGTCGGCCGAGGCCGCCGTGACGATGGTCCGCGAAGGCACCGAGGCGTCCGTGGAGGCGCTGCTGAGCACCCATGCCAAGGTGCTGGGGCTCAATCCGAGCGATGTCAGCGTGGCGGTGCGGCAGGCCGAGGTGCTGAACACGTCGATCTCGGCCTCGGAAGCCGCCGCCCCGGCGGATGGCGCCGCGCCGCACGGCCCGGTGCCCGTCAACGTGCTGGAGCGCCTGCGCCAGGGGCTGGACGAAGTCCAGCGCGAGGGGGCCAACCTGACCGTCTCGCAACTGGCGCCGATGGTGCTGGAAACCACCATGCGGGCGCTGGATTTCTCGCGCTGCTTCCTGATGATGCTGAACCCGACCACGCGCCGCTTTCACGCGCGGCTGGGCTTCGGGGACGGCATGCGCGAGGTACTGCCCGCGCTGTCGTTCGAGGAAGGCTTCGTGCCCGACGTATTCCACTTTGCCGGCCTGGCGGCCCGCCCGCTGCTGATCGAGGATACGTTCGACGCCGAAGTGGCCCACCGCATGCCGCGCTGGTATCGGGACGCGATTCCGGACGCCCGCACGGTGCTGCTGGCGCCGGTCAAGATCCGCAACCGCTGCATCGCCATGATCTACGGCGATTGGGGCGCCGCCCGCGCGCCGGTGATGATCGGCGAGGCCGAGCTGGAAGCGGTGGACGCGCTGACCAGCGAGATTGCCGCCGGCGTCATGCGCGCCGCCCCCGCCGGCCGCTAG